A stretch of Lathyrus oleraceus cultivar Zhongwan6 chromosome 6, CAAS_Psat_ZW6_1.0, whole genome shotgun sequence DNA encodes these proteins:
- the LOC127098687 gene encoding uncharacterized protein LOC127098687 — translation MRGKWRSVWNWNRNLVNVKLKRENGCRWRLLHEGPDTVEELLDRHLVKKVSNNNNDDDEDELLNRRRLTSTRREALSLYRDILRASRFFAWSDSKGVLWRDLIRDSARKEFELARFETDPEVVTRLLIGGHEAVNNAIEKLAEKQRQQIQKDRGSGGGPDQT, via the coding sequence ATGAGGGGGAAATGGCGAAGTGTTTGGAATTGGAATCGGAATTTGGTGAATGTGAAATTGAAAAGGGAAAACGGTTGCCGGTGGCGGTTATTGCACGAAGGTCCAGACACCGTAGAAGAACTTCTCGATAGACATTTAGTCAAGAAAGTTAGTAACAACAACAACGACGATGACGAAGACGAGTTACTGAATCGGAGGCGACTCACCAGCACTCGCCGTGAGGCACTGAGTCTATACAGAGACATTCTTCGTGCCTCGCGTTTTTTTGCCTGGTCTGATTCTAAAGGCGTTCTTTGGCGCGATCTCATTAGAGATAGCGCTCGTAAAGAGTTTGAGCTCGCTCGATTCGAAACCGATCCAGAGGTTGTTACTCGCTTGCTCATCGGAGGACATGAGGCTGTTAATAACGCCATTGAGAAGCTCGCCGAGAAACAGAGGCAGCAGATTCAAAAGGATCGTGGCAGTGGTGGCGGTCCTGATCAAACCTGA